The nucleotide window TATGAATTACTGGCGCTTAAGGTAATTAAACATAATGCAAGAGACACTCAGTTTGAATTTAGCAAATTCGCCGTTGTTACCGGCAGCGGTTCTTCACTCTGGAAAAAGTGCAAATCGGCAGGTGTTGATGTTTTAGTCACAGGTGATATGAAGCATCATGATGCCTTGGACGCCCGGGCCGAAGGAATTGTAATTGTTGACTGCGGTCATTTTGAAACAGAAAGAATATATATGGAGTATTTATCAACACTTGTAAAAGACAAGTTTGATATAGACACAAAAATATTAAGGGAAACACCGAGCATTAAATACTTTTGGGGGTAACAATGTTAGAATCTGTTGAAAATCTTATAGAATTGCAGAAGATTGACAATCGAATTGCAGAACTGGAGAACTATCTTAATGAAATCCCGGATGAGCTTAAGAATCTGAAAAATGAAAAGGAGAGATTGGCAGTTCAGTATGAAGAACTTGAGACCAGGTTAAATTCGCTGAAGAGTGAAAGAAACGAACTGGAAACCTCTTCATCAGAAAAAAACAGACTTCTTGATAATGCACAAAAGAAGCTGACCACTGTGAAAAACAACAAAGAGTATGAAGCTGTATTGAAAGAGCTGGATACATTAAAAAAAGAAATTTACGAGGAAGAACTGAAAGTTTTGGAACTTAACGATGAGATTGAGACTAATGAGAAAGATTTTAAAGCCTGTAGTGAGAAGAAAGAGCAGGTGGACAAGCAGTACGAAGAATTAATAACAAAAAGGGATGAGGAGAATGTTTCTCACAGGCAGGAGCTTGAAGAATTAAGAGAAAAGCGCAAAGAAGCTGTTAAGAATGTTAAAAAGCAGATTTTGTCCAAATATGAAATGATACGCAAAGCCCGGAATAATCTGGCTATTGTCAGAGTCGAGAATGAAACATGTACGGGTTGTTATATGAAAGTTCCGCCTCAGTTGTATGTTGAAGTGAAAAAAGAGCATGCAATTCAACAGTGTCCCAATTGTCAGCGTTTCCTCTATTTTTATGAGGATGCAGAACAGGAACAGACGGCGAAGAGTTAAATGTATAAGGTTTTTTCAGACGGAGCCTGCAAAGGCAACCCCGGTCCGGCCGGTATAGGTTTCGTTATATATGATGATGACGGAGAGAAGGTTTACGAATGTTCCACTTATATTGGTGAAGGGACAAACAATATTGCCGAATACACAGCAGTCCTTGAAGCAATAAAGGTCATAAAGCAGAGGCTCAGTGAAGACACGGCAAACGGGAATTTAACCGGGAAAAATGAAAAAGTTATTTTTCATCTGGATTCTGAACTTGTCGTCAGACAGCTTAACGGTATTTATAAAGTAAAGGATCCCACTCTAAAAAAAATATTTTTTAAAATATTGGAAGAGCTCAAAGGTATGGAGTATGAGGTTGTTCATGTTCCCAGAGACCTAAACAAAGTAGCAGACAGACTCTCAAAGAGAGCTTTAAATGTCATAAATTCAGCCTATTGACAAATACGGTATATGTCTACTTTAGAGTTTATTTTAAAAAATTAAGTCCTCTGTCCCTAACCTTTTTATTTTATATATCCTTAATAACCTTTGTGGCAACCACCATAGCATAAAAAAAACGTAGGAGAGCTTTGAATATTTCTGGAAGCGCGGCTTAATCCGTACAAAGTTTATTCCGAAACCCAGTATTATCAAGCATGCGGGACTACCAGGGCACTTAATAATTAAGTGCCCTGGCCTAAAACTGGGAAAAACACATTATTCAAAGCTCTCTAAGTATTAAGTTTACAGGACCGAGGAACAAGGAAAAAATTATAAATACCCGTAATACCCTTACAACCTTTTCAACCCTTACTACCTTTCCTCCACGTATCACGGTTTTATTTTGGGTGGGTGCCGAAAATTCTTACTATGGTATTTTTATGTCATGAATGTTAATATTATATAAAAATTGAATTAAATTTGGAGGAGTAGTGTTATGAATTGGTTTTTATCTTTGTCTCCTGTTATGCAGGCTTTTGTTGCAACAATGTTTACATATCTGATGACAGCAGCCGGAGCTGCCATGGTTTTTCCATTCAAATCGATTAATAAAAAAGCTTTAAATGCTATGCTGGGTTTTGCCGCCGGAGTTATGATTGCAGCCAGTTTCTGGTCCTTGCTTGCCCCGGCTATCCAGATGGTTGAAGACAGAGGGGGCATTGCGTGGATTCCAGCTGTTGTCGGATTTATTTCAGGAGGTTTTTTCCTCTGGGTAATTGATAAAATACTGCCGCATCTGCATCTTAATATGAAAAGAGAAGACGCAGAAGGGATTTCCACTTCCTGGCAGCGAAGTGTTTTGCTTGTTCTGGCGATTACCCTGCATAATTTTCCTGAAGGTCTGGCAGTGGGAGTAGCTTTTGGAGCTGTAGCTGCCGGTTTGCCCTCTGCAACTATTGGAGGGGCTGTTGCATTAGCTGTCGGTATTGGTATTCAAAACTTTCCGGAAGGAGCTG belongs to Flexistipes sp. and includes:
- a CDS encoding ribonuclease HI family protein, with product MYKVFSDGACKGNPGPAGIGFVIYDDDGEKVYECSTYIGEGTNNIAEYTAVLEAIKVIKQRLSEDTANGNLTGKNEKVIFHLDSELVVRQLNGIYKVKDPTLKKIFFKILEELKGMEYEVVHVPRDLNKVADRLSKRALNVINSAY
- a CDS encoding ZIP family metal transporter; its protein translation is MNWFLSLSPVMQAFVATMFTYLMTAAGAAMVFPFKSINKKALNAMLGFAAGVMIAASFWSLLAPAIQMVEDRGGIAWIPAVVGFISGGFFLWVIDKILPHLHLNMKREDAEGISTSWQRSVLLVLAITLHNFPEGLAVGVAFGAVAAGLPSATIGGAVALAVGIGIQNFPEGAAVSVPLRREKLSRWKSFVYGQFSGVVEPVAGVIGALAVIYMRPVLPYALSFAAGAMIYVVVEELIPESQFGDEVDLSTIGAMMGFAVMMTLDVALG
- a CDS encoding zinc ribbon domain-containing protein translates to MLESVENLIELQKIDNRIAELENYLNEIPDELKNLKNEKERLAVQYEELETRLNSLKSERNELETSSSEKNRLLDNAQKKLTTVKNNKEYEAVLKELDTLKKEIYEEELKVLELNDEIETNEKDFKACSEKKEQVDKQYEELITKRDEENVSHRQELEELREKRKEAVKNVKKQILSKYEMIRKARNNLAIVRVENETCTGCYMKVPPQLYVEVKKEHAIQQCPNCQRFLYFYEDAEQEQTAKS